One Cygnus atratus isolate AKBS03 ecotype Queensland, Australia chromosome 6, CAtr_DNAZoo_HiC_assembly, whole genome shotgun sequence DNA segment encodes these proteins:
- the SUMO1 gene encoding small ubiquitin-related modifier 1 isoform X1, whose translation MSDQEAKPSAEDLGDKKEGEYIKLKVIGQDSSEIHFKVKMTTHLKKLKESYCQRQGVPMNSLRFLFEGQRITDNHTPKELGMEEEDVIEVYQEQTGGHSTV comes from the exons ATGTCTGACCAG gaagcaaAGCCTTCAGCTGAGGACTTAGGAGATAAGAAAGAGGGGGAATACATTAAACTGAAAGTCATTGGGCAG gACAGCAGTGAAATTCACTTCAAGGTGAAAATGACAACGCACCTCAAGAAACTCAAAGAATCGTACTGTCAAAGACAG ggtgtTCCAATGAATTCACTCAGGTTTCTCTTTGAGGGTCAGAGAATTACTGATAATCATACCCCCAAGGAG ctggggatggaggaggaagatgTGATTGAAGTTTATCAGGAACAGACGGGGGGTCACTCAACAGTTTAG
- the SUMO1 gene encoding small ubiquitin-related modifier 1 isoform X2, translating to MEAKPSAEDLGDKKEGEYIKLKVIGQDSSEIHFKVKMTTHLKKLKESYCQRQGVPMNSLRFLFEGQRITDNHTPKELGMEEEDVIEVYQEQTGGHSTV from the exons ATG gaagcaaAGCCTTCAGCTGAGGACTTAGGAGATAAGAAAGAGGGGGAATACATTAAACTGAAAGTCATTGGGCAG gACAGCAGTGAAATTCACTTCAAGGTGAAAATGACAACGCACCTCAAGAAACTCAAAGAATCGTACTGTCAAAGACAG ggtgtTCCAATGAATTCACTCAGGTTTCTCTTTGAGGGTCAGAGAATTACTGATAATCATACCCCCAAGGAG ctggggatggaggaggaagatgTGATTGAAGTTTATCAGGAACAGACGGGGGGTCACTCAACAGTTTAG